The Theobroma cacao cultivar B97-61/B2 chromosome 1, Criollo_cocoa_genome_V2, whole genome shotgun sequence genome contains the following window.
CAATTCCACCCAAATTTCTCTGATTGTTACCCATTGTTGCAAGACCTGAGGACTGGATAGGAAAAGGTAAGTGACCTGCAGCTAAATTTAGCGGAATAGGAACTTGACCATTAAAGCCATGAGCTGTAGAAGATGCCATCATGTTCACTAGATCTTGCTCTTCTTGATGCATTCCTTGTGCACCTGGAATTGAGGAAAAGTCCTGACCCATAGCTCCCAAGCCTAAATCATCTTGGTAACTATTTAATAGACTATTTGGATCAGCAGTAGCGTCAATGCTTTGATGGGTTGAAGTGTGCCTAATAGATGAAGGATCATCACATGAAGACTTAATGTTATTGCTTGCTGTCATATCAGATTCCATATTCTTCCTCCCGTTATTATCTGACCTCATAGAAGCAATGTGGGTTTTCCCACTCTCTGGCACTCGGTTCCGCCTTCCTCGAGAAGCAACTTCCCCATATGTTTCAGTAAGCTCAGGACTAGAACGTGTCCTTGCAAAAAGATATCTTCCTTGAACATCAGTTACAATATTCTCTGCTTTAGAATTTCTCTGCCCTGTATCATTATGCACATTCTGATTGGAATTAGAATCCCGTCTAACCTGGTCAGATGTATTTGAGTTGCTCATGCTACCATAACTCTTTTGGCTTTGAGCACGAGAAGCAGTTGATACATCACTAATCTTGCTTGTGCATTCTGATGGATAATTAACATGCTGTGAGGAAACACCACACAATCCTTGTGCTCCTTCGGCTTGAGTTTCATGCCCTGAGGACATATCATTTACTTTGCTGCTTGAATTGTTCCTGACATTCTTAGATCCATGAGTGTGGTCGGAATTTGACAATCCCAAGCGCCACAGATCATTCCTTGGTGCATCAGGGCGTTCGCCGCTACCATGCCTTTCCCATGTATTCATAAAGAATTGATTTACTTCATCATATAGGTCCTCTTTGGGATCAAGTAGTCTTGCCAACTTTTTAGCCCCAAATGCAAATGCACTGCGAATCCTAAAGAAATTACCTGGAGGAAAGTATATTATTTATGCACAAGAAAACCTATTATTAACAACGGATAGAGCCAACCAGAAAATTGACAACTCAACTATTCCAAATGCAGtaaaacttttgaaaatatttacatAGTTGTACATGTAGAAATTTATAAGTGCAAACAGCCAAGAAAACCTATTATTAGCAGTGCATACAGCCAACCAAAAAATTAACACTCAATTATTCTAAAAGTGGTAAAACTGTGAAAAACAAGGTTTACATTGTTGTACAagtagaaattaaaatagtatCCAAATCTGATTCTGACATGCTTAATCACATAAGGTTCCAATAAGTGCCAAAATTGTGCAGAAATAAACAAATCTACAACTCTAATTGTTCGCTATCACCTTCCTTCCCTCCATTTAACAGTCTCTTCACCTTGCTTCTACCAATTAAagttcaatattttcaaaatttcttaatcaTGCGATTCTCTTCAAAGTTCATTGCAGCATATCTCTTCAAAAGGACAatttaatatatcaaataGTTATGTCAAGGATAGAGACTTATAAACAACAACAGCATGTGGCCATAGTACTAGATGCAACAACAAGGAATTGccaaacaatttaaaaaagcTTACAAAAAATGCAGAGAAACTTCAAAAAGTACAAGAAGTAACCactaaaaagttataaatgtAGCTACCTTTACTAACACTACGTCCAAGGTTGTTATTTATACGCAAAGGATCGATCACATTGAAATGTTTAGATACAAAGGGTTGGCCCTGATTTTCTTGGCAAACAGCATATCTTGAACTACAAGTATCAAGAAAATATTTGCTAAGTAACAACTCTCCACCATCTTTTCGAGGAGGTTCCGCTGCAAAAAAGTATTTCaaacaatataattatgaCTAGAAAACTGGGATACATTCTGTAAGTGGAAGCTTCTTGTTCAAAGCTTAGCAGAAGATATTCCAGAAATTGTGGTACCTGTTATGTCTGGCAGCGAACTAATTGGAACAGGACCCCAAAGGCTAACACAAAAATTTTCCCAATCAAACTTGctaaaaaattcaagaaaataatACAGGACCTAcacataaaaaggaaaaaaagttcAGACAAATGAACAGACTCAAATgcaaaaagcataaaaaaatagaaaggtAAACATAACCACCTCAAGTGGTCCAGAAAAGGACTTATTGAAAACATGGAATATGTAAAGAACCAAGGTTTCCAGGGCATAAGTTGAGATAAGTCCATGATGAGCACCCAATATACGGCTCTCATAATAACACCATGCCTTTATCAATATGATGCTACGTTTGAACAAATGATTCTGGTTTATCAAAAGATCAACCTACAAACATGGACATTAAGTTAGGTTTAAACTTACACAAATTCCAAAAAGATCTACCACTACAAAAACAAATGCAAACATGCAGTGGCAGGTTTTGCAGCACTAACCTCTTCAAGGAAACAAAGAGTACATAATCCACCAAgctgattaaatgaaatgtctACCACAATATTTTCTACAAGACACTTTATTATCTTAACCTGAAAACATATGAGAAGGGAAAAAAACATATCAAAATGAATTTATGTATTAAGATAATAACATTAAGCAAATGTGTGGAAGAATTCTACAACTAGTTTTATGCTAGACACTTCAGACACATTAAGAAAAGTAGGAAGAATACAACTGAACATAAGGAGTCCCCACAAACAAATGAATCAGCATATTACCAAGTGTCACAAATGTGCAAACTTTAATCAAAGAAATCTGGAGCGGGAAAAGATACAGAAACATTGATAGAATGGTAAATAAGAGATCCTAAGAAGAAAAGACATAATGCCAGGTGCCTAAGAATTGCAAAGAAATGGGCGTCTCATTATGACTTTACCTCAGCCTGAATGTACTGAACTTCTTTTACTAGGAATTTAGCattctcatttttctcttcattttccagCATATCGCGAACCTGATGAGCCCATGTATCCTTCAAATTTTGATTCTCACTGAAGGCCGTTAAGTCAATATCCCCATCAGGCAAATATGTCTTGAGGGGCACAGACCCGAAAGTAAACACCTGTCCAACAAAAATAATCACAAGCAAGCAAGCAACCGatattaaaattgattgatGAACTCAATACGCTACTccataaaaagttaaaaacttCATATAAGTAGCATTCATCCCTTCACTGTATGACCTGAACATGAAATGTAAAGATCGAACTTGTTAATCCTTTCTATGAGTGCCACTTATCCATCCTTAACATATTTAGTCAAACACATCTATTCAATAATTCCATCTCATACAATGGCACCCATTTAGAAagaaattataacaaaatggCATTCAATTGGACCTGACAAGGGAAGCATTGGCAGATGAGGCCCTGGACATATTCAGCGACGTCTTTACGGCGCTTTTCCGAGGGTGCATTGGGTTGAATGCGGGCAATCAGGTCAGCGGTTCTTTCCTCAGCCTTCATCCATCGCTCCGAATCAAGTATCTGAATCACCGAGGCGGTTTCGTTCGGTAACAAACCGTTCGGCAATAGCTCGCTCGGTGGCTGCTGCGCCGCCCACCCTTCATTCTCTTCCATACAATCCTAAACCACTTTTCCTCCCTAACAACTTTCTCAACCCTCCCAACCGGCACAAGGCAAccgaaaacaaagaaaataaatttcaaaaattaaaaaaaaaactaatccAAGAAAAAAGATGGATTGTTTTTCAATATGTACGGTTTTCCTAGTAAATCCACGataaggggaaaaaaaaggaagaaactttgaaattagttttagttttttgttttttaactAATAAAGTAACAACCCTAGAGTATGTTAACGTTTTAGAAGTAATAAAATGGCAAGAACAGTAAATACTGCCAAAACGAAGGGGATATTCCAATAAACTTCCAAGGTCAAATGATAAAAGGATGTaagttttttcctttcttttctattcGATCAAGAAAATCTACAAAACTTCAATATAAAAAGCcctagaaataaaaaatatgaaactggaaaaaagaaaaaggaataagGAAACCCTAGAGGGTCAGCAAAATGGGAAACAATGGGGCCGTGAGATTATCAAAAACCCTAAATAGAAACTGCACCAATCCTGGAAATTGGGAAGTGTCGGCGAATCAAAAAAGGAAGGCCAAGAAGGACCAAATAGCAAAATGTAAAGAGAAAGATTGGGGAGAAATGTAAAAATGGTGAAAACAGGAAGGGTTGTAGAGGATCAAAAGAATGCTTATTTAGGTTTCTGGTGGTGAAAGACAGAGAAAGGAAACAGAAGGGGGGAAGAGAAGGGGGTCCGTTTGGTTACAAGAATAAGGGATTGTGGAGGCGTGATAGAGATATAGTAATTGTTTGACGTTGAGGAAGTTTGTGCATTTGAGGGttctttttaagaaaaaaaaaattgaaatttaattgaGAGGAAGAGGATGATAGAATCTCtggcagagagagagagaagaaagagaagagagaaCAGAAAAAGACGaattgaaaatagaaaaaattatttaaaagaaaatttctgcACTCTTCTTTAATTAGTCTGGCCTGTCGACAAAACCTTAGGCCCGCTGATTTGTAGGCCTAATAGCATTGGGCCGGTAATGCCTGCTAACTCAAAGAATGGGTCAGCTAGTCTTGCATCTTTTGCAGTATTTCCCTCCTTGTGTAAACCAACTCCCATGATTAAACTCGTAATTAAGATAACAAAAAGCCTAATCTAGGTTATTCACTTTGTTAACTTGTCATTAAAACTTCTTTTCATACATCAAACAGCAAAATCTTTGGTGCATTGCCATGTTATTACAACAAGAAGAcagggaaaagaaagaaaaggaattgtAATTCTAGTAGTAAGTTTAGGGTTAagcttgtttctttttatttcctttgttttttgggtttagtttttctcttttatgcCTAGTTTAGGTTTCTTCTTATTAGTGATGCATTGATGCACTCTTTTGCACTGTGTTgggaataaaaagaaaaacaaagcgTCGAGTGAAGACAAGAGAACATTGACATTTCATTAACACTTAAACAGTGTTAGCCCGTGATGAATAACATGGAGACAGAGCCAAAAGACTATAATTTCAGTGAATTTACAAGggtttatctttcttttttctctttcaatatCATAAAAATCAGGGGAGGGAGGCTTGGAGATGCTGGATTTTGACCTTGGATTTTGTATTTGCCATTACATTATGGTAAAAAGGGggacaaaaaggaaaaagaaaaaagctcAGACTCTGCTATGTGTTATCAACATCTTTTGTATATCTATGGAGCAACCATGGAGAAGTCTTCAGAGTTCACACACCGGTCATTATCTCCTTATTTGATAACATGCTGCTCTCTAAAGTTCTATCATGGCTCCATGAGTGGGGAGATGGCGAAACAAGCAATGGCCACAATAAGCTTCTCTGTATCCTCGCCCGGCGGACATCCACCCTTTTGTCTTGCCTTAAGACCCCATTAACTGCTTTCAAGTAGTTGCTGGAGTCATGATCTCTTAAAATAGTACCTTCTGAGCCATAGGCTGTAAGATCGCTGAGAGTGTCCAATGGATGGGGGCAATTAAGGAAGGCCCTAAGGGCCTTCGTGGAGTATTCACAATGTGTATTGTCCAGAGCATAAAGAGCACTTCCTGGAGGGATTAGTGGGTGCGGAGGTGATAACTTCTCATTAGGTTGGAGAATGAATACTTTGCCTAGTGGTGTATACAAAAGTTTCtgcattaacaaaaaaatgaatgagtTAGCCTAGCAGTGGAAAGATCATATTCGTAAAAGCTATTTTTCCAATCAAAATCTTAACTTCAAGTACATTTCTGCATATGATTAAAAGGGAAGTCTACATCTCCCACTTGCTGCAACTACGCATGATTCTTATTTTGATAAGAAGCGTTTAAGGAAGTACTTACATTTTTAAGCAGACAGGGGTGAGATCGGAGGGAACCAGGCAAACGCTTGAGGACAACAGCCACATGGTTCGGATATTTGCAGGAGAAGGCTCTAGGGACAATGTCTCGGTGCATCATCACACAATGAACATGGTTCTCATCTAGACCCAATTCATCTAGTATCTTTTGGCCTCCGCAGAACACAAACGGTGAGCCAAAAGTGACAACTGGTCGAAGAGCAGAAGGCTTTACAACCTTCCTAGTTAGCAGCATCAAGTTAACTAAAAGAGAAAGACTACCCCCAAGGGAATGACCGGTAAATTGAAGCTTTGCACGATCTCCATGCCTCTTCAGATGGTCCATAATTTCTGGCATGAGTTGTTCGTAAATGCCCTTTGCAGCTTCATAAATTCCTCTATGAACAAGCACATCGGTTCCCTACAAAAGAATAATAGATGTTAGATTTACAGTAACTCTTCTAAGTCTCCCATTAAGGTTAAGGAGTTCTCATTCGGAGTTCTTAGACTTGTTACTCAAGCAATTAAGCTCACCTCAAAATTAGTAGGCTCAAAGAAAAGGTTTGCCTGCCATGACGCTAGAGAGTCTGACCCCTGCAACTCAAGTTCAATTAGATCATAGATGCAGATATCAATAAATAATCTAGGAGATTTCAAGATTCAATAATTTGATCTTTCCTCGTGAGATTTTGTCTTAGAACAAAATGTTctgaattgaattataatagcATAAGATATATGATGATTTGTGCATTAGCTGCTATATCGGATTAATTGTTGCTTGGTAAATGTAAATGCTGGCCTATCAAcggaaaatgaaatgaatgacAAAGTATTCAACTTCTACCTGAATTACAAAAGAGCGGGTATATGTGCTTAAGTCATCACAAACAAACCATTCACAAGGCGATGAGTCTAGCGACTGAAGGTCCTTTGCTGTCTCTTGTTTTTCCCTCTCCCCAGCTCTAACGACAGCGGTCATTGCTGATGCTGCCACGTAAGCAGCCACCTCTGAGTTATATATTCGGGGCGAATTCTCCCCCTCCATTTCTGGCTGGTCTCCACATCTGCATGAATCCGTGCCACCAGCATCCTCCTGTGACTTAGAGCCAGGGGACAATAGGCCTTTTGCCCGTGACTGAACATAGCATGCAGCTGAAGCAGCAATTTCATAAACAACAGATAAGCGGATTGGGCGCTTCTGCTCTGATCCCTCAGCTTTTACTGACTTCGATTCAGTATTTTCTGAGGCAGCAACAGGTACGCGAGTAGAGTCCTGATCTAATTTTGCTTTGATTGTAGCCGCTTCTGCTTTCTTTTCTAGGGACGATGTTACTAACCGTAGGCCATAATGTTTTCTTAAATCCTTTTCCTACATATATATTCCTAGAATGAAGTTACTCTTTGTGCAAGAATAATCGATTGATTTGGTTTGAAACTTTACTGATACAGATGTTTAGGATGGAATATAAAGCTTTAAATTTTAGTAAGTAATGTTTAAGACTACTCCAAACACTTGATGCTAGACATATAATTGCAAGACCAGACATATAATGCAGGGTAGTGACAGAAATCAAAGAATAGTTCTAAATTCTAAACATCAAAAACTTGACCAATTGGGAGAAACATGTCATGTGAAACAGAAATATGAAAGATGCATACCCTAATCTCTGGTATAACATACGCTATGTTGCACAAGAAGGCGAGCTGAGAAAAAAGCTTGGTATCGGACCATGGCACCCGAGCCAATAATTTCGAGAAAGATTCACGGTCATATTTCACTTCACCTCCTCCACCTCCCTCTTCATCCGAGTCATAGTTCACCTCACAGCCACCTTCGTCTCCATCACCATCGCCACTTTCATGCTCATCATAAATCCCAACTCCATCCACGCCCTCTTCTAGTTGTTTATAATTCCAGCGACGTCGAATCTCCAGCAACCTATTCACCCAATTCGCtctattgattttattctcttCTTCATTGTTTTCCATGGAGTTCTTATCAATATTCACATCCTTGTCCACTAGACTCAAATCCTTACTCGTCTCCAGGTCAAACAAAAATGATCTAAAAGTGTTTGGAATTATGGAACTGGATATTTGGAATGGGAGCGTCGGGAAAATCCCAACAGAACGGCTATACTTCAGGGTTGGTTTTGTTGATGCAGCACGTATTCGATTGATAGAGTAACAGAGGTGGTTATCCGAATAAGACCTTTGAATGCCTACACTCTTATGAAGGTTTATGCCAGAGTGTGATCGGCGAAGGCCATTGATCTCTTCTTTGCATCCATCTTTCGCCGCTGAGGCAGCTTGAGAGGTAGGGGTAGTCATCGATGTGCATGCCATAGCTTTGTATCAGGTTGTTGATGCACAATTAATGGCGGTAAACTGTCACCTTAGGCTGGCTGGCCTGAAAAAATAACCAACCTTCGTTAGAGAAGAAACCTATGCCATGGGAAGAGTGTGAGCTGAAAACCAGGGGTGTTGGTAGCCTTCTTGGAAAGAAATAAGAGTATGGTAACGAACATTATAAGGACCCTGTGTGAAGATCTATGAAACCAGCCGTTGGTAGCAACAAGGTTCTAAGATGCATCAATGTTGTTCTGTAGTAGCCAAATTACCAAACTAAATAGGTGTTGGACTTCACGAAAAACTGTGGTGGAGGTGTTTTTGGGTCATTGGCCATATGCCTAGTTATATACGAGATTGTGTTCCCATTATCCATAGACCATAGACCTTTAGACCGTAGACGATGCTTTTGTCATCTAGTTTCATTACATGGCAAATGTTGGTcgattaaacacattttgcaCTTTTAACTTTGACCCAATACTTGAATACGGTTTTTTGTGGACACCACATGCCACAAGACACTAGTATCGATGAAATCAATGGTGTCCTCGTTAGTTTGAATCTCCCAGACTTCAACTACTCCAATAGGACAAAAACCATCATTTACTTCAATCTACCCTATATTTTTGGATGATCTCATGCACGGTTTATGttgataaaatttcaattcgaATTCAAATAGCTCAGACCCATTCTGCATCTTCCTCTATATTAGCTGCAAATATTCAGGTAATCAGGtttagcaaaaaaaataaGCAGGGTTGAACTCTGAGGTACTCCTATATTGGTTGTAAAtcgaaagaagaaaaacaaaaacaacacCACACTGCACCCATAGCCATCTGCCAACTAAATAAAGAATGATATTTGCTAGTCGTGCATGGAATGTATGAACATTTGAGGGTAGAAAAAAGTAGTTGTGatacaaaataaaagggaGAATATGTCGAAAATAAGGCAGGTACTTTGGTTAAAACTCAGAAGAGACGGGATAGGAAGAATGAGTCCTAAAGAGGAGAGAACAAAAGTTTTTGTCTCGTACCTGTAAAGAAAAGACGCTATCTTGTTGATCTCTACGGCAGCTTTCAGACTTCTAACGTTTCAAATTAAGCATCCTCCATACTTGAAAATCCCCGTCGCCCTCTCACTACTTTGCTACAATTCAACGAATAGCCGGTTGTTAAGCCCCACACTGTAATAAAATACCGCCATGTCCAAGAACTAAGACTAGGATATCCTCGCAATCTGCTCTATTTAAATGGAAATATATGAATGTTTCCCAGAATGTTGTAAGAAtccaaaagcatctaaaactCCTGTATATTGCAGAGTCTCAGTGCTTTTCTAATATGATGTACTTATGCTAATATTCAATCGATTTCTCCACCAATTCGAAtcttttaaagtttaaacaagCATGtctcaccatataaatttccCATCTTCTTATTCTATTTCCCTTTCTCACATAAAAGAAGCATACATGTTTtacatcattttttaaaaaaagaaaacatgatgtAGATTTAACCTGTTAACATCGAGAGACCAAtctatgtttattttgattttatgattttctgTATTAATTGGAAAAAAATCCTATAATATGCTACAGTAAATTCAATGGGAAAATTATAACATAAATTAAGAAGAATAATATTGCCATAGACACATTTAAGCAAATATTAAagatattatattaaaataattttttattattttattatatttaatcaaattatatatttttataattaatagttaattattcgttatattttaaaatgttacttattatgttatattaatataatattattgtgaaagatgaaaatattaaaatataaaaatttaattgaatgtaataaaaaattatttaattttttatataattttaagttaatattaaataataacaaaaaaatttttgctaATTTACATTTGGTAAGAATTGCATAAAACAACTATCTGAATAGTTAGAGTATCCGATTGTTTTTTCCGCCTAATATAGAAATCTTTCCAAAATCAATAGGctctaaaactaattaattgCTGAACTTTGTTCTTGTAAATAGACTGTgtaaaaaagtaattaaaataCACGTTTAAAAgcctcctttttgtttttcttttgaaagttTGAAAACCAGCGGTAACTCACCCTCGGAATCCTCGCAATTACCCCAGCTTGGAGCCCACCTCTTTGAAACACAAGATATATAGCAATAGGCATAGATTAGTGCTCCagattaatgattaattagcATTAACACAAGCACTTTGATCATCAATCTCATCAACGCATGAAGATTGAAAATAACGACATAATTATTAAACATTtagtttgaaattaatattCCAACATTAGTCATAAATTGGTtaatactttttattaattagagataaatgtgtttaaataaaaatcatatatagaAATTCCATGTGTTACCCTAAAAAAGCACGtgttaaaactttttaaactttatgttACTTATTAACATGCGTCTCTCGCTCCTCTCATTCTGTTTCTTTTGCTCTCTATCTCCCACAAATAACCATTTCATTCTATTTTAGATgtactaattaaaaaaatcttttaattaatatttttcatcatgCATGCGAATGAAAAAGCATGCACCAcaagttaaatttaaatgtcaAAGCATCTTTGGCAAGAATCAACAATGCCCATAAGCCAAAACAGAGGAAAAGTAAGAATTATTCAAACTCATGTGTACCTTCGTCCACCATCGATGGATGCCGCCGTAACCTAAAGGAGGAGACGACAATGCCAGCGAGAAATTGTACGATGATCGCATTGGAAACCGAAAGACGATAACGTAAGAGAAAGCGGAAACCCGAAAGCTTGATCACTAAAAAGGAATGGATTCAAAAATGAATGTCCAAATGTGTTTTGCAGCTGAATTCTGACGGGAAACTGAATTACgtgaacattttttttttttaagtatcaTGTGTTACGAAAGATTGGTGTATGCTTTTTGGAACAAGAAACTATTTCTTTTTGAACGTGAGATCTGGTTTGCTACAAATGGAACGGAGTCAGGAGTGTAGTTAGCTATAACGGAAGCGATCAAAGAAtcaaaagaggaagaagagtTTGGATCCAGGGAATCTGTTTACGTGGACAAAGTGGCCTTCAatacatgaatttttttggACATAAACGCCCCTCATGTCTTAtaaaattacttaattaagTCCATCTCTTTCTGCATTTTTTCCCAATAAAAGTAGAT
Protein-coding sequences here:
- the LOC18613996 gene encoding uncharacterized protein LOC18613996 — protein: MACTSMTTPTSQAASAAKDGCKEEINGLRRSHSGINLHKSVGIQRSYSDNHLCYSINRIRAASTKPTLKYSRSVGIFPTLPFQISSSIIPNTFRSFLFDLETSKDLSLVDKDVNIDKNSMENNEEENKINRANWVNRLLEIRRRWNYKQLEEGVDGVGIYDEHESGDGDGDEGGCEVNYDSDEEGGGGGEVKYDRESFSKLLARVPWSDTKLFSQLAFLCNIAYVIPEIREKDLRKHYGLRLVTSSLEKKAEAATIKAKLDQDSTRVPVAASENTESKSVKAEGSEQKRPIRLSVVYEIAASAACYVQSRAKGLLSPGSKSQEDAGGTDSCRCGDQPEMEGENSPRIYNSEVAAYVAASAMTAVVRAGEREKQETAKDLQSLDSSPCEWFVCDDLSTYTRSFVIQGSDSLASWQANLFFEPTNFEGTDVLVHRGIYEAAKGIYEQLMPEIMDHLKRHGDRAKLQFTGHSLGGSLSLLVNLMLLTRKVVKPSALRPVVTFGSPFVFCGGQKILDELGLDENHVHCVMMHRDIVPRAFSCKYPNHVAVVLKRLPGSLRSHPCLLKNKLLYTPLGKVFILQPNEKLSPPHPLIPPGSALYALDNTHCEYSTKALRAFLNCPHPLDTLSDLTAYGSEGTILRDHDSSNYLKAVNGVLRQDKRVDVRRARIQRSLLWPLLVSPSPHSWSHDRTLESSMLSNKEIMTGV